In Candidatus Methylomirabilota bacterium, a single genomic region encodes these proteins:
- a CDS encoding ATP-binding cassette domain-containing protein, producing the protein MPAIVTENLVKRFGELTAVDGLNVEVRPGELFAFLGPNGAGKTTTIHMLCTLLRPSAGSARVAGHDCVKEAWAVRRAIGLVFQESTLDKDLTVHENLWFACSLQNMPSRLARERIDEMLRLFELSDRRDQMTRQLSGGLRRRLDIARGVLHRPRILFLDEPTIGLDPQARRQIWQFLDTLRQREETTLFVTTHYLEEAENCNRVGIIDHGRLIALGTPEELKQAFKGDVVQVRSDQLSELAQAIREEFHISPQLTERGLLLEVMDGEAFLPRLIRSCGDKIAGINIQRPSLNEVFLHLTGREFEP; encoded by the coding sequence GTGCCCGCGATCGTAACGGAAAATCTGGTCAAACGCTTTGGCGAGCTCACCGCGGTGGACGGGCTCAACGTCGAGGTCCGTCCGGGTGAGCTGTTCGCCTTCCTCGGACCCAACGGTGCCGGCAAGACAACCACGATCCACATGCTCTGCACGCTGCTCCGCCCAAGCGCTGGGTCTGCCCGCGTCGCGGGCCATGATTGTGTGAAGGAGGCCTGGGCGGTCCGACGGGCCATCGGCCTGGTCTTCCAAGAGAGCACCCTCGACAAGGACCTGACGGTGCACGAGAACCTCTGGTTCGCCTGCTCCCTACAGAACATGCCCTCCCGGCTCGCGCGAGAGCGGATTGACGAGATGCTGCGACTGTTCGAGCTGAGCGATCGGAGGGATCAGATGACGAGGCAGCTGTCCGGCGGCTTGCGTCGGCGACTCGACATTGCGCGTGGCGTGCTGCACCGGCCCCGCATCCTCTTTCTCGACGAACCGACGATTGGCCTCGACCCCCAGGCCCGGCGCCAGATCTGGCAATTCCTCGACACGTTGCGCCAGCGGGAGGAGACGACCCTCTTTGTGACAACCCACTATCTGGAGGAAGCAGAAAACTGTAACCGGGTGGGGATCATTGATCACGGTCGCCTCATTGCTCTCGGCACTCCCGAGGAACTGAAACAGGCGTTCAAGGGGGACGTGGTTCAGGTCCGGAGCGACCAGCTGAGCGAGCTGGCCCAGGCGATTCGCGAGGAGTTCCACATTTCACCGCAACTGACCGAGCGCGGCCTCCTCTTGGAGGTCATGGACGGTGAGGCGTTCCTGCCACGACTGATCCGCAGCTGTGGTGACAAAATCGCGGGGATCAATATCCAGCGCCCATCCCTGAACGAAGTTTTCCTCCATCTGACAGGACGGGAATTCGAACCATGA
- a CDS encoding NAD-dependent succinate-semialdehyde dehydrogenase, whose amino-acid sequence MTDTMHGNQLNRDPRMLIGGEWLPAEDGRTFPVINPASGERLAEVPYGGAAEARRAIEAAHAAFSDWAARSAGERAALLQRAGDRLLADRERLARLLTAESGKPITEARGEIAYTAAFLHFAAEEGKRIGGRTIPASSQSQRLLTIQQPVGVAAAITIWNFPAAAITRPVGPGLATGCTVVVKPDERTPLSAIAVCEALAESGLPPGVLNLVTGDAQAIGQAFLEHPAVRKINFTGSTEVGRYLMRHAADQVKRLTLELGGHAPFIVFDDADLEAAVQGAVASKFRNAGQTCVCANRIYVHERIFEPFAARFTELAKALTVGDPQGDTVKIGPLIDKEGYEKVLHHVEDARSKGATVLCGGRRLAGDAFAGGFYFEPTVLTGVTNRMVIMQEEIFGPVAPLLAFSEEGEVITAANATPYGLAAYCFTRDVSRVFRMAEQLRFGVVGINDPFPGTVQAPFGGWKASGIGKEGGQMGLESFLETKLISWGL is encoded by the coding sequence ATGACCGATACGATGCACGGAAACCAGCTAAACCGCGACCCGCGGATGTTGATCGGCGGCGAGTGGCTCCCAGCGGAGGACGGACGAACGTTTCCGGTAATCAATCCTGCCTCCGGCGAGCGGCTGGCGGAGGTCCCGTACGGTGGAGCCGCGGAGGCCCGCAGGGCGATCGAGGCAGCCCACGCGGCCTTTTCGGATTGGGCAGCACGATCGGCAGGGGAGCGTGCAGCTCTCCTGCAGCGTGCCGGTGATCGACTGCTTGCCGATCGCGAACGGCTCGCTCGCCTCCTGACGGCCGAGTCCGGCAAACCGATTACCGAGGCGCGGGGAGAAATCGCGTATACGGCCGCCTTCCTGCACTTTGCCGCCGAGGAGGGCAAACGCATCGGCGGCCGGACCATTCCCGCTTCTTCCCAGTCGCAACGGCTTCTCACTATCCAGCAACCGGTCGGCGTCGCCGCCGCCATTACCATCTGGAATTTTCCCGCCGCAGCCATCACCCGACCGGTCGGCCCAGGCTTGGCTACCGGGTGCACCGTCGTGGTCAAACCGGATGAGCGCACCCCGCTCAGTGCCATCGCAGTCTGCGAGGCCCTTGCGGAGAGCGGGCTGCCGCCTGGAGTGCTAAACCTGGTAACTGGAGACGCCCAGGCAATCGGTCAGGCCTTTTTGGAGCATCCTGCGGTCCGCAAGATCAACTTTACCGGCTCGACCGAAGTCGGACGATATCTGATGCGCCATGCCGCCGATCAGGTCAAGCGACTTACATTGGAGCTTGGTGGACACGCCCCTTTCATTGTCTTCGACGACGCGGACCTCGAGGCTGCGGTACAGGGCGCTGTGGCGTCCAAGTTTCGAAACGCCGGCCAGACCTGTGTCTGTGCGAACCGGATCTACGTCCATGAGCGGATCTTCGAGCCCTTTGCAGCCCGATTTACCGAGCTGGCCAAAGCGCTTACGGTGGGAGATCCACAGGGTGACACTGTCAAGATCGGACCGTTGATCGATAAGGAGGGCTACGAAAAGGTATTGCACCATGTGGAAGATGCCCGCAGCAAGGGGGCCACCGTTCTGTGTGGAGGTCGGCGCCTGGCGGGCGATGCCTTCGCCGGAGGATTTTATTTCGAGCCGACCGTGCTCACCGGTGTCACGAATCGGATGGTGATCATGCAGGAAGAGATCTTTGGCCCGGTCGCCCCCCTCCTCGCCTTTTCCGAGGAAGGAGAGGTGATCACGGCGGCGAACGCCACTCCGTATGGATTGGCCGCCTACTGCTTCACGCGCGATGTCAGCCGGGTCTTTCGCATGGCGGAGCAGCTCCGGTTCGGCGTCGTGGGGATCAACGACCCCTTCCCGGGAACCGTCCAGGCCCCCTTTGGCGGATGGAAGGCGAGCGGGATTGGTAAGGAGGGCGGACAAATGGGTCTGGAAAGCTTTCTCGAGACGAAACTGATCTCGTGGGGCTTGTGA
- a CDS encoding ABC transporter permease → MIPLRPIQSIVTREFKRFFRQRGRLLSALARPLLWLFVVGVGINRIVETPPGISYLQFLFPGVVGMVVLFSSMHSALSTVYDREFGVMRLILVAPISRLTIVGGKVASGSLLSLLQAGILLCLAPLIGIPLGLQQIILLVVYILLTAVTITGVGLLLASRIDSLENFAGIMNFVVFPMFFLSGGLYPVKLLPAGLQWVIYANPLAYGIDLFKHALLPGVPGTALGPDFALAFNIGMLLLFSTITITAATALFDKEARLVRLATR, encoded by the coding sequence ATGATTCCACTCCGCCCGATTCAGAGTATTGTCACGCGCGAGTTCAAGCGCTTCTTCCGGCAGCGAGGGCGTCTGCTCAGTGCCCTGGCCCGACCCCTCCTCTGGCTCTTCGTTGTGGGGGTCGGCATCAACCGGATCGTCGAGACACCACCAGGGATCTCATACCTCCAGTTCCTCTTTCCGGGCGTCGTCGGCATGGTCGTGCTCTTCAGCTCCATGCACTCTGCCCTCTCGACCGTGTACGACCGGGAATTCGGCGTCATGCGGCTCATCCTGGTTGCGCCCATCTCTCGGCTCACGATCGTGGGTGGCAAGGTCGCAAGTGGCTCTTTGCTCTCCCTGTTACAGGCGGGCATCCTGCTCTGCTTGGCCCCGCTGATCGGGATTCCGTTGGGCCTGCAGCAAATCATCCTCCTGGTCGTATACATCCTTTTGACGGCGGTGACCATCACGGGAGTCGGATTGCTCCTGGCCTCCCGGATCGACTCGCTCGAGAACTTTGCAGGGATAATGAACTTCGTGGTCTTCCCGATGTTTTTCCTGAGCGGTGGGCTGTATCCGGTCAAGCTGTTGCCGGCGGGGCTGCAGTGGGTTATCTATGCGAATCCCCTCGCCTACGGGATCGATCTCTTCAAGCACGCCCTCCTTCCCGGAGTCCCCGGGACGGCCCTCGGGCCCGACTTTGCTCTGGCCTTCAATATCGGAATGCTTCTGCTCTTCTCCACTATCACTATCACTGCCGCCACGGCCCTCTTCGACAAGGAGGCTCGCCTGGTCCGCCTCGCCACCCGGTAG